A genome region from Methanococcoides burtonii DSM 6242 includes the following:
- a CDS encoding nuclease-related domain-containing protein, which produces MKEIELESENLIDEIEDLYSIKISVTHLLQYLSSKLKLRRHNKRLYYLTQDIHIELNKRLEIEKSSFKMLKHKLDRLENNIDVEAESRLSHLVSQLNKLEDLKNSNEYKGALGEIAVIKKLTELSDDYFQFNDVYLELNEYIKFNGSSLKSAQIDHLVVGPTGVFVIETKNWSKNYTQTVFNEGSYTPYDQIQRSSYIVYRYLNDNKYGNAIQKTYHNLANSEVKVKSILAITGSTIPFEKHRFVRVARYNQIPSHIEKSKWLLTTAHINKIASKLCSKY; this is translated from the coding sequence TTGAAAGAAATTGAACTCGAATCTGAGAACTTAATCGATGAAATCGAAGATTTGTATTCAATCAAAATTAGTGTAACGCACCTGCTTCAATATCTTTCAAGTAAACTAAAATTACGTCGTCATAATAAGAGATTATACTACCTAACGCAAGATATACATATTGAATTAAATAAGCGACTTGAAATCGAAAAATCTTCGTTTAAAATGTTGAAACATAAACTTGATAGGCTCGAAAATAATATTGATGTGGAAGCAGAATCAAGGTTATCTCACTTAGTATCCCAACTTAATAAATTAGAAGATTTAAAAAATTCAAATGAATACAAAGGAGCATTGGGAGAAATAGCTGTTATAAAAAAACTAACTGAACTTTCTGATGATTATTTTCAATTCAACGATGTATATCTTGAATTAAACGAATACATAAAGTTTAACGGTTCCTCTTTAAAATCTGCTCAAATTGATCATCTTGTAGTTGGCCCTACAGGAGTATTTGTAATTGAAACAAAAAATTGGAGTAAAAACTATACTCAAACTGTTTTTAATGAAGGTTCATATACACCGTATGACCAAATACAGAGAAGTAGTTACATTGTATATCGGTATTTGAACGATAACAAATATGGTAATGCAATTCAAAAAACATACCACAACCTTGCAAATAGTGAAGTTAAAGTCAAATCAATACTTGCAATAACTGGTTCTACTATTCCCTTCGAAAAACATAGATTTGTTAGAGTAGCACGTTACAATCAAATTCCATCACATATTGAAAAGAGTAAATGGTTGTTAACTACTGCACACATAAATAAAATCGCAAGCAAACTATGCAGTAAGTACTGA
- a CDS encoding nitroreductase family protein → MSTTIETILSRRSVREYTDEPVSEKDINTILDCARWAPSGLNNQPWKFIVIQDENTIKDLAQCTHYSTIVLGSKLLIAVYLDNSEMYHHDKDVMAIGASIQNMLLACVELGLGSVWLGEILKQAEKVNSILEVPEIYELMAVIAIGKPVKKERTSSRKSVSELTFKNKFDNKWTGSN, encoded by the coding sequence ATGTCAACTACCATAGAAACCATTCTTAGCCGTCGAAGTGTCAGAGAATACACCGATGAACCGGTCAGTGAAAAAGATATCAATACCATCCTTGACTGTGCCAGATGGGCACCATCGGGTCTTAACAACCAGCCCTGGAAATTCATTGTCATACAAGATGAGAACACCATCAAGGACCTGGCACAATGCACCCATTACTCGACCATTGTACTAGGCTCAAAACTATTGATCGCAGTTTATCTTGATAATTCCGAAATGTACCACCATGACAAAGATGTGATGGCCATCGGAGCATCAATACAGAACATGTTGCTTGCATGTGTCGAACTTGGACTTGGCTCGGTATGGCTTGGTGAAATACTCAAACAGGCGGAAAAGGTCAATTCTATCCTTGAGGTACCGGAAATTTATGAGCTTATGGCAGTGATAGCTATTGGAAAACCAGTGAAAAAGGAAAGAACGTCCAGTAGGAAAAGTGTTTCAGAGCTTACTTTCAAAAACAAATTCGATAATAAGTGGACAGGTTCTAACTGA
- the ilvC gene encoding ketol-acid reductoisomerase — MVEMFYDKDADLGALKGKIIAVMGYGSQGHAQAQNLHDSGLDVVIGLREGSRRWKQAEDDGLKVMTVADAAKAADVVQILLPDEIQSKVYYSEIEPGLEAGNSLVFSHGFNIHYNQIVPSKDLDVYMVAPKSPGHLVRRTYKEGAGVPGLIAVYQDASGNALEMALAHAKGVGCTRAGVIETTFREETETDLFGEQVDLCGGVASLIKTSFEVLVEAGYQPEMAYFETLHELKLIVDLIHEGGLEKMWYSVSNTAEYGGLTVGPQIINEESREAMYVALERIQNGEFAREFVLEGQTNHAVLTSMERLEKEHPVEVVGKKLRAMMPWLNSELNEE; from the coding sequence TTGGCGCACTTAAAGGTAAAATAATTGCTGTAATGGGCTATGGTAGCCAGGGTCATGCTCAGGCACAGAACCTGCATGACTCCGGCCTTGATGTCGTTATCGGCCTCAGAGAAGGAAGCCGCCGCTGGAAACAGGCAGAAGACGATGGCCTTAAGGTCATGACCGTAGCAGACGCTGCAAAAGCTGCAGATGTTGTCCAGATCCTCCTTCCTGATGAGATCCAGTCAAAGGTATATTATTCAGAAATAGAGCCAGGACTTGAAGCAGGAAACTCCCTTGTGTTCTCACACGGATTCAACATCCACTACAACCAGATCGTACCATCAAAGGACCTTGATGTCTACATGGTAGCACCAAAGAGCCCAGGTCACCTTGTAAGAAGAACATACAAAGAAGGAGCTGGCGTTCCAGGTCTTATCGCAGTCTATCAGGACGCAAGCGGAAATGCACTTGAAATGGCACTTGCACACGCAAAGGGTGTCGGATGTACAAGAGCCGGTGTCATCGAGACAACATTCCGTGAAGAGACAGAGACCGACCTTTTCGGAGAGCAGGTTGATCTTTGTGGCGGTGTCGCAAGTCTTATCAAGACATCCTTCGAAGTTCTTGTCGAAGCAGGATACCAGCCGGAGATGGCATATTTCGAGACACTACACGAGCTCAAGCTCATTGTCGACCTCATCCACGAGGGCGGTCTTGAGAAGATGTGGTATTCAGTATCCAACACCGCAGAATATGGCGGTCTTACAGTAGGCCCACAGATCATCAACGAAGAGTCCCGTGAAGCAATGTATGTTGCACTCGAGAGGATCCAGAATGGTGAGTTCGCACGTGAGTTTGTCCTTGAAGGACAGACAAACCATGCTGTACTTACCTCCATGGAACGCCTTGAAAAGGAACACCCTGTAGAGGTCGTTGGTAAGAAGCTCAGGGCAATGATGCCATGGCTTAACAGCGAACTCAACGAAGAGTAA